One genomic window of Syngnathus acus chromosome 11, fSynAcu1.2, whole genome shotgun sequence includes the following:
- the sema4ab gene encoding semaphorin-4A isoform X1 has translation MESGCRLLPIAVTLLCCVSSSVTTPTARVSFPMGSRGRRLTRFSSADVGNTTTLLLSDDGDTLFVGGRDIVLELDVSLEDTIMLRNKLDWKPSEKDLEQCSMKGKKMTDCPNFIRVLLFLNATHLYACGTFAFSPRCIYINSDTLTMSLKADEGRGRCPYDPYQRNTAIIVDGELYTGTVADYRGNWPLISRHLSEGSRVDLKLDDTLGWLEDPTFISTTFIPDEGKIYFFFSEVGREYDFVDKFIVSRVSQVCTSDVGGQRTLQRRWTTFAKAQLLCQADGELPYNVIQDIDSLAPTDGATTDDTLFYGIFTSQWSINSGLSAVCSFRMADIRSAFSGSYKVLNRDTLQWSTRVQERVANPGQCGLHNASDNALRFVKENFLADDSVRPAGGGPTMVSTEHRYSHLAVQRVRATDGVDYTVLFLLTESGYLHKAVLLQSGAHVVEEVQVFLKPQPVKSLKLSIPKGSIYVGTSEGVLRLPTANCSFYWTCAQCVLARDPFCGWDAARQACVGVSGTHLGQDVERGNVEKACESATSMHRARFGPSNLPAAPCPAGEQLSVSLHEVVRLPCPAASRLSRQSWERPNSRLSPELYLHLDDGSLSFVATPATLGHYLCLSAENGFRQTMAVYHVKQKSGPLPSPKGPTQPGRNLSVWMMKAAPNEAVYQDGDSLLSSQTPSYLKELVAVSVLLVLSLSVLFTILLYVVRERWHSRTVPQQVVEDSGRRTPEEQEALQVGPAQSKRNGHVQGALSNGALAASNGHLPNTPI, from the exons ATGGAAAGTGGCTGCCGTTTGCTCCCCATTGCCGTGACTCTGCTGTGCTGTGTGAGCTCCTCTGTGACCACCCCGACCGCTCGGGTCTCCTTCCCAATGG GCAGTCGCGGGCGACGCCTCACCCGCTTCAGCAGTGCCGACGTGGGCAACACCACCACGCTGCTCCTCAGCGACGACGGCGATACGCTCTTCGTGGGCGGCCGTGACATCGTGCTAGAGCTGGATGTCAGCCTTGAGGACACCATTATGCTGAGGAACAAG CTGGACTGGAAGCCTTCGGAGAAAGACCTGGAGCAATGTTCCATGAAAGGCAAGAAGATG acGGACTGTCCAAATTTCATCCGTGTGTTGCTGTTCCTGAACGCCACTCACCTCTACGCTTGTGGAACATTCGCCTTTAGTCCACGTTGTATCTACATC aaCTCCGATACATTAACGATGAGCCTGAAGGCCGACGAGGGACGAGGTCGCTGCCCTTATGACCCCTACCAGCGCAACACCGCTATCATCGTAG ACGGAGAGCTGTACACGGGCACGGTGGCCGACTACCGGGGCAACTGGCCGCTCATCTCCCGTCACCTCAGCGAAGGCTCTCGTGTGGACCTCAAGCTGGACGACACGCTGGGATGGCTGGAGG ATCCGACTTTCATAAGCACCACCTTCATTCCAGACGAGGGCAAAATTTACTTTTTCTTCAGCGAAGTGGGCCGGGAGTACGACTTTGTCGACAAGTTCATCGTTTCACGCGTTTCCCAAGTCTGCACG AGCGACGTCGGAGGTCAGCGGACGCTCCAGCGGCGCTGGACCACCTTCGCCAAAGCGCAGCTACTGTGCCAGGCGGACGGCGAGCTGCCCTATAATGTCATCCAGGACATCGACAGCCTGGCGCCAACCGATGGCGCGACGACGGACGACACGCTTTTCTACGGCATCTTCACTTCGCAATG GTCAATCAATTCGGGACTGTCGGCCGTGTGCTCGTTCCGCATGGCGGATATCAGGTCGGCCTTCTCGGGCAGCTACAAGGTCCTCAACCGTGACACGCTGCAGTGGAGCACCAGGGTGCAGGAGAGGGTGGCCAACCCAGGCCAG TGCGGCTTGCACAACGCGTCAGACAACGCCCTTCGCTTCGTCAAGGAAAACTTCCTGGCGGACGACAGCGTGCGGCCAGCGGGCGGGGGTCCCACCATGGTGTCCACCGAGCACCGCTACAGCCACCTGGCCGTCCAGAGGGTCCGGGCGACAGACGGTGTGGACTACACGGTCCTGTTTCTCCTCACAG AGTCGGGGTACCTTCACAAAGCGGTGCTGCTGCAGAGCGGTGCGCACGTGGTGGAGGAGGTGCAGGTGTTCCTCAAACCTCAACCTGTCAAGAGCCTCAAGCTGTCCATACCCAAA GGCTCGATCTACGTCGGTACATCGGAGGGTGTGCTCAGGCTCCCGACGGCCAACTGCTCCTTCTACTGGACCTGTGCCCAGTGCGTCCTTGCCCGGGACCCTTTCTGCGGGTGGGATGCCGCCCGCCAGGCCTGCGTGGGGGTCTCCGGCACCCACCTGGGCCAGGACGTGGAGAGGGGCAACGTGGAGAAGGCGTGCGAGAGCGCTACCTCCATGCACAGAGCTCGCTTTGGACCAAGCAACCTGCCAGCAG CTCCCTGTCCCGCAGGCGAGCAGCTGTCAGTGTCCCTGCACGAGGTGGTGCGCCTCCCGTGTCCCGCCGCCTCGCGTCTCTCCCGCCAGTCGTGGGAGCGACCAAACAGCCGCCTGTCGCCGGAGCTCTACCTCCACCTGGACGACGGCAGCCTGAGCTTCGTGGCCACGCCCGCCACTCTGGGCCACTACCTGTGCCTGTCCGCCGAGAACGGCTTCCGACAAACCATGGCCGTCTACCACGTCAAGCAGAAGAGCGGCCCCCTACCCAGCCCAAAGGGACCGACGCAGCCGGGCCGCAACCTTTCCGTATGGATGATGAAAGCGGCACCAAATGAGGCTGTCTATCAAGACGGGGACTCGCTTCTGTCATCGCAGACCCCTTCCTACTTAAAGGAGCTGGTGGCCGTGTCGGTCCTCTTAGTTCTTTCCCTGAGCGTGCTCTTCACCATCCTCCTCTATGTGGTCAGAGAGCGGTGGCATAGCCGCACCGTGCCGCAGCAAGTGGTGGAGGATTCGGGCAGACGGACTCCAGAGGAGCAAGAGGCCCTCCAAGTGGGGCCCGCGCAGAGCAAGCGCAACGGGCACGTCCAGGGCGCCCTCTCCAACGGGGCGCTTGCCGCTTCCAACGGACACTTGCCCAACACGCCCATTTGA
- the sema4ab gene encoding semaphorin-4A isoform X2, translated as MESGCRLLPIAVTLLCCVSSSVTTPTARVSFPMGSRGRRLTRFSSADVGNTTTLLLSDDGDTLFVGGRDIVLELDVSLEDTIMLRNKLDWKPSEKDLEQCSMKGKKMTDCPNFIRVLLFLNATHLYACGTFAFSPRCIYINSDTLTMSLKADEGRGRCPYDPYQRNTAIIVDGELYTGTVADYRGNWPLISRHLSEGSRVDLKLDDTLGWLEDPTFISTTFIPDEGKIYFFFSEVGREYDFVDKFIVSRVSQVCTSDVGGQRTLQRRWTTFAKAQLLCQADGELPYNVIQDIDSLAPTDGATTDDTLFYGIFTSQWSINSGLSAVCSFRMADIRSAFSGSYKVLNRDTLQWSTRVQERVANPGQCGLHNASDNALRFVKENFLADDSVRPAGGGPTMVSTEHRYSHLAVQRVRATDGVDYTVLFLLTESGYLHKAVLLQSGAHVVEEVQVFLKPQPVKSLKLSIPKGSIYVGTSEGVLRLPTANCSFYWTCAQCVLARDPFCGWDAARQACVGVSGTHLGQDVERGNVEKACESATSMHRARFGPSNLPAGEQLSVSLHEVVRLPCPAASRLSRQSWERPNSRLSPELYLHLDDGSLSFVATPATLGHYLCLSAENGFRQTMAVYHVKQKSGPLPSPKGPTQPGRNLSVWMMKAAPNEAVYQDGDSLLSSQTPSYLKELVAVSVLLVLSLSVLFTILLYVVRERWHSRTVPQQVVEDSGRRTPEEQEALQVGPAQSKRNGHVQGALSNGALAASNGHLPNTPI; from the exons ATGGAAAGTGGCTGCCGTTTGCTCCCCATTGCCGTGACTCTGCTGTGCTGTGTGAGCTCCTCTGTGACCACCCCGACCGCTCGGGTCTCCTTCCCAATGG GCAGTCGCGGGCGACGCCTCACCCGCTTCAGCAGTGCCGACGTGGGCAACACCACCACGCTGCTCCTCAGCGACGACGGCGATACGCTCTTCGTGGGCGGCCGTGACATCGTGCTAGAGCTGGATGTCAGCCTTGAGGACACCATTATGCTGAGGAACAAG CTGGACTGGAAGCCTTCGGAGAAAGACCTGGAGCAATGTTCCATGAAAGGCAAGAAGATG acGGACTGTCCAAATTTCATCCGTGTGTTGCTGTTCCTGAACGCCACTCACCTCTACGCTTGTGGAACATTCGCCTTTAGTCCACGTTGTATCTACATC aaCTCCGATACATTAACGATGAGCCTGAAGGCCGACGAGGGACGAGGTCGCTGCCCTTATGACCCCTACCAGCGCAACACCGCTATCATCGTAG ACGGAGAGCTGTACACGGGCACGGTGGCCGACTACCGGGGCAACTGGCCGCTCATCTCCCGTCACCTCAGCGAAGGCTCTCGTGTGGACCTCAAGCTGGACGACACGCTGGGATGGCTGGAGG ATCCGACTTTCATAAGCACCACCTTCATTCCAGACGAGGGCAAAATTTACTTTTTCTTCAGCGAAGTGGGCCGGGAGTACGACTTTGTCGACAAGTTCATCGTTTCACGCGTTTCCCAAGTCTGCACG AGCGACGTCGGAGGTCAGCGGACGCTCCAGCGGCGCTGGACCACCTTCGCCAAAGCGCAGCTACTGTGCCAGGCGGACGGCGAGCTGCCCTATAATGTCATCCAGGACATCGACAGCCTGGCGCCAACCGATGGCGCGACGACGGACGACACGCTTTTCTACGGCATCTTCACTTCGCAATG GTCAATCAATTCGGGACTGTCGGCCGTGTGCTCGTTCCGCATGGCGGATATCAGGTCGGCCTTCTCGGGCAGCTACAAGGTCCTCAACCGTGACACGCTGCAGTGGAGCACCAGGGTGCAGGAGAGGGTGGCCAACCCAGGCCAG TGCGGCTTGCACAACGCGTCAGACAACGCCCTTCGCTTCGTCAAGGAAAACTTCCTGGCGGACGACAGCGTGCGGCCAGCGGGCGGGGGTCCCACCATGGTGTCCACCGAGCACCGCTACAGCCACCTGGCCGTCCAGAGGGTCCGGGCGACAGACGGTGTGGACTACACGGTCCTGTTTCTCCTCACAG AGTCGGGGTACCTTCACAAAGCGGTGCTGCTGCAGAGCGGTGCGCACGTGGTGGAGGAGGTGCAGGTGTTCCTCAAACCTCAACCTGTCAAGAGCCTCAAGCTGTCCATACCCAAA GGCTCGATCTACGTCGGTACATCGGAGGGTGTGCTCAGGCTCCCGACGGCCAACTGCTCCTTCTACTGGACCTGTGCCCAGTGCGTCCTTGCCCGGGACCCTTTCTGCGGGTGGGATGCCGCCCGCCAGGCCTGCGTGGGGGTCTCCGGCACCCACCTGGGCCAGGACGTGGAGAGGGGCAACGTGGAGAAGGCGTGCGAGAGCGCTACCTCCATGCACAGAGCTCGCTTTGGACCAAGCAACCTGCCAGCAG GCGAGCAGCTGTCAGTGTCCCTGCACGAGGTGGTGCGCCTCCCGTGTCCCGCCGCCTCGCGTCTCTCCCGCCAGTCGTGGGAGCGACCAAACAGCCGCCTGTCGCCGGAGCTCTACCTCCACCTGGACGACGGCAGCCTGAGCTTCGTGGCCACGCCCGCCACTCTGGGCCACTACCTGTGCCTGTCCGCCGAGAACGGCTTCCGACAAACCATGGCCGTCTACCACGTCAAGCAGAAGAGCGGCCCCCTACCCAGCCCAAAGGGACCGACGCAGCCGGGCCGCAACCTTTCCGTATGGATGATGAAAGCGGCACCAAATGAGGCTGTCTATCAAGACGGGGACTCGCTTCTGTCATCGCAGACCCCTTCCTACTTAAAGGAGCTGGTGGCCGTGTCGGTCCTCTTAGTTCTTTCCCTGAGCGTGCTCTTCACCATCCTCCTCTATGTGGTCAGAGAGCGGTGGCATAGCCGCACCGTGCCGCAGCAAGTGGTGGAGGATTCGGGCAGACGGACTCCAGAGGAGCAAGAGGCCCTCCAAGTGGGGCCCGCGCAGAGCAAGCGCAACGGGCACGTCCAGGGCGCCCTCTCCAACGGGGCGCTTGCCGCTTCCAACGGACACTTGCCCAACACGCCCATTTGA
- the si:dkey-81h8.1 gene encoding uncharacterized protein si:dkey-81h8.1 isoform X1, with product MMTSPDCLPSLPSFLSPGLQVCKKSAAARLLQCHHTHTQSHTLILAACLSNTGILTEKTLLGDSAQNFCPHNHKGSEMAQDDPKETTPPPGTLSPGQLQSHFKMEPKTLGAIQLVIAVLILCLSMSVLRVHEIHFTADVALFLVVVIQVLLSGSVLIHSGRRPTLFWVKCALVLHLISAAFATAALGLMSKHLPYRQDSYHCEHCRRLEYHAVLHCFRKCTELVEQKCKMLIDGILGTLVIFLVLELLICITAMLFGLTVLAARRTQAPSERPRYPHTRPPPSPVVHAVRATPPAATEPFPSQVAVVVTEPDADLLEDIATPPTEPQVEPI from the exons atgatgacatcaccagACTGCCTCCCGTCCCTTCCCTCCTTCCTCTCTCCCGGACTGCAAGTCTGCAAAAAGTCTGCAGCGGCCCGTTTGCTGCAGTGccatcacacacatacacaatctCACACTCTAATTTTAGCAGCTTGCCTGTCCAACACCGGCATCCTGACCGAGAAGACATTGCTTGGTGACTCAGCACAG AACTTTTGTCCGCACAATCACAAAGGTAGCGAGATGGCCCAGGACGATCCGAAAGAAACGACGCCCCCGCCGGGGACGCTGAGCCCGGGCCAGCTGCAGTCCCACTTCAAGATGGAGCCAAAGACTTTGGGG GCCATCCAGCTGGTCATCGCGGTGTTGATCCTTTGCCTGAGCATGTCCGTGCTGCGAGTGCACGAGATCCACTTTACGGCCGACGTGGCGCTCTTCCTCGTCGTGGTCATACAG GTCCTCTTGTCGGGGTCTGTGTTGATCCACAGTGGGAGGAGGCCCACTCTGTTTTGG GTCAAATGCGCCCTGGTTCTCCATCTGATCAGCGCCGCGTTCGCCACCGCCGCCCTGGGGCTGATGTCCAAGCACCTCCCGTACAGGCAGGACTCATACCACTGCGAACACTGTCGCCGCCTGGAGTACCACGCCGTG CTACATTGTTTCAGGAAATGCACCGAGCTGGTCGAGCAAAAGTGCAAA ATGCTCATTGATGGCATCCTGGGGACGCTGGTGATCTTCCTGGTTCTGGAGTTGCTGATCTGCATTACCGCCATGCTCTTCGGTCTGACCGTGCTCGCCGCACGCAGGACTCAG GCTCCAAGTGAGCGACCTCGCTACCCACACACCCGCCCACCACCATCGCCAGTTGTTCACGCTGTTCGGGCGACTCCCCCTGCGGCGACCGAGCCCTTTCCATCCCAG GTAGCCGTGGTGGTGACCGAACCTGACGCCGATCTGCTGGAAGACATCGCTACCCCGCCCACCGAACCTCAAGTGGAGCCCATTTAA
- the si:dkey-81h8.1 gene encoding uncharacterized protein si:dkey-81h8.1 isoform X2, which translates to MAQDDPKETTPPPGTLSPGQLQSHFKMEPKTLGAIQLVIAVLILCLSMSVLRVHEIHFTADVALFLVVVIQVLLSGSVLIHSGRRPTLFWVKCALVLHLISAAFATAALGLMSKHLPYRQDSYHCEHCRRLEYHAVLHCFRKCTELVEQKCKMLIDGILGTLVIFLVLELLICITAMLFGLTVLAARRTQAPSERPRYPHTRPPPSPVVHAVRATPPAATEPFPSQVAVVVTEPDADLLEDIATPPTEPQVEPI; encoded by the exons ATGGCCCAGGACGATCCGAAAGAAACGACGCCCCCGCCGGGGACGCTGAGCCCGGGCCAGCTGCAGTCCCACTTCAAGATGGAGCCAAAGACTTTGGGG GCCATCCAGCTGGTCATCGCGGTGTTGATCCTTTGCCTGAGCATGTCCGTGCTGCGAGTGCACGAGATCCACTTTACGGCCGACGTGGCGCTCTTCCTCGTCGTGGTCATACAG GTCCTCTTGTCGGGGTCTGTGTTGATCCACAGTGGGAGGAGGCCCACTCTGTTTTGG GTCAAATGCGCCCTGGTTCTCCATCTGATCAGCGCCGCGTTCGCCACCGCCGCCCTGGGGCTGATGTCCAAGCACCTCCCGTACAGGCAGGACTCATACCACTGCGAACACTGTCGCCGCCTGGAGTACCACGCCGTG CTACATTGTTTCAGGAAATGCACCGAGCTGGTCGAGCAAAAGTGCAAA ATGCTCATTGATGGCATCCTGGGGACGCTGGTGATCTTCCTGGTTCTGGAGTTGCTGATCTGCATTACCGCCATGCTCTTCGGTCTGACCGTGCTCGCCGCACGCAGGACTCAG GCTCCAAGTGAGCGACCTCGCTACCCACACACCCGCCCACCACCATCGCCAGTTGTTCACGCTGTTCGGGCGACTCCCCCTGCGGCGACCGAGCCCTTTCCATCCCAG GTAGCCGTGGTGGTGACCGAACCTGACGCCGATCTGCTGGAAGACATCGCTACCCCGCCCACCGAACCTCAAGTGGAGCCCATTTAA
- the ptp4a2b gene encoding protein tyrosine phosphatase type IVA 2, protein MGRLANMNRPAAVEITYECMRFLITHNPTNATLNKFTEELKKFAVHTLVRVCEATYDKAPVEKEGIQVLDWPFDDGAPPPTHIVDDWLKLLNTKFREEPGCCIAVHCVAGLGRAPVLVALALIESGMKYEDAVQFIRQKRRGAFNSKQLLYLEKYRPKMRLRFKDPNGHSCCVQ, encoded by the exons ATGGG CCGTCTCGCCAACATGAACCGCCCCGCTGCAGTCGAGATAACCTACGAGTGCATGAGGTTCCTCATCACCCACAATCCCACCAATGCCACCCTTAACAAGTTCACCGAG GAGCTAAAAAAGTTTGCGGTGCACACACTGGTGAGAGTGTGTGAAGCCACCTACGACAAGGCTCCGGTGGAGAAGGAAGGGATTCAGGTTTTG GACTGGCCGTTTGATGACGGAGCCCCTCCCCCAACCCACATTGTGGACGACTGGCTCAAGCTGCTCAACACCAAGTTTCGAGAGGAACCCGGCTGCTGCATCGCCGTGCATTGTGTGGCAGGGCTCGGCCG CGCTCCTGTCTTGGTGGCCTTGGCTCTCATCGAGAGCGGGATGAAGTATGAGGATGCCGTGCAGTTCATAAGGCA GAAGAGGCGCGGGGCCTTCAACTCCAAACAGCTTCTTTACCTCGAGAAATACCGACCGAAAATGCGTCTGCGCTTCAAGGACCCCAACGGCCACAGCTGTTGCGTGCAGTAA